aaatggtctttgaaattgaattggattttaaatttgaattggATTTTACGGTTAAATGCCAACTAAATagcactttcaaagtaaaatctaatgataaaataataagcTTAGTGTAAATGATTTGAACATTTGTCATTCCTGACCAGAAAACCCTTAATATTTACTCTTAAATTGTACGGGGAAAAATCATAATGATACTCCCATAAAATCTGTAATGATAGCAGAAGAATTTAGCTATACCTTTATTAATTCTTACCTGATAGGAAATAATTCAGATACCACCTCTGATGGTTAACCAAGGGTTACCTAAACTCATCGGATAATACTGAAGTATTGGCCTAAAAAAGATAGACACCACTGGTTTAAACAAAGTAGTTTTTATAAAGTAattttattcaaacaataaataactGGCAAATCATGCTCCTCTTATTCACTTGCCTTCTAGTAACTGataaagcaaaaatatataGGTTACAGGCcatcatatttatgtttttatagatAGTATGTTGAAACCTTGTTATGGAAACCTGGCCTTGTTATTTCACCTTGCCTGGTGCAAACAGTTCTAAGTCTTCTTACATGAGTGCTGTTGAAATCTGAAATAAGAGAATTTGTTGCTTAGAGAGCTGGCAAGACAACAACCCTCAGAGCCTGGTCATGTGACTCCTGTCTGAGGGGCCATACACGTTCGTCAGTTCAACAGCTGTGCATGTCCTTGACAACCAGGCAGTATTTGGTACTGTTGGCAACAGCAGAGCAATGAAATGTGCAGTGATTTCACAGTGCCAGAGGGAAACGAAAACAGTCTGTCAAATCTGTCTCTCACTGAGTTGTATCACTCGGAGAGTAAAACTACAGTATATCTTATCTGTGCACTTGATCACATGCTGAActatgtttttttctctattttacaGTGGAGTATTTCCTTCTAGATCTATATCTCAATGCCgtcaggcctcactgactcttTGTCTCCTTCCTGTAGTTGCCCGGTGTTGTCAAATGAACAGACCCTGAGTGTGCTGAAGAATGGCCAGGGTCCAGAGGCCATGTTTAGGATACAAATGTTCAAGTTTGTCGGCAGCTCTTACACCAATGTCTTCCTTCATTGCAACGTCCAGATCTGCCACAACACTGTGGGGCTGTGCCAGCCTGTGAGTGAACTCACGCAACACCCATTCCTCAAACTTGCAGTCAGAGGCCAGTTCAGACAAGTAGCCTAGTTTATGTGCAGCTTATGCCCTTAATATAGATCTGCCGGTCTAGAACTGCTTTTCAGCCATATAAgcttattctgattttaaatggGGAGAGCTTAACACCAACATTTAAAGCATCTTTCTCACGTTTCATACCTTTTATATTCCTGAATTTGCTCCACAGAACTGCTCCAGTGAAGATGGATTAATGAGGGCACGGAGGGACATCCCTCTCTCTCATACAGTGTCATACGGCCCAATCAGACGACTACTAACCGAGAGCGAAAAGCCCTATCTGAGTATGTTTACACCTTTGGTCGAATTTCTGTAGCTCACATTGATCTAGAGCTTTAGCCTGAAGACATTAGATAAGTGTATTGAATTCATATGCAAAATGGATATCCGTCTGTGTCCTTTCCTCTGTAGCTACAGGCGGAGTACCACCTGTGGAGACCTTTGTCCTGGGAGGGCTGCTGGTCATCTTGCTGCTGATTACAGGAGTGTTTGGGAGACTCTGGCTTCGCTCCAGACGTTTTTACCCGGCGCGGGAAGCACAGCTCACCTTGTCGAACATTCACCACATCTCAGAGGTGGCCTCATGAGTGTGAAGCAGGGAGAGAGGGACCTTTTTGTGAGCAGGGCATGGACATACAAACgcttaaatatgtaaaaacacacacatgtacaggtgtgatttattattttattttgactactacttatttttctctgtatagaggcagttttttacttttagaaaTCAAAATTAAAGTTCTTCTTTGAGTGTTGtgtaagatttgtttttgttgaaaggTTCATTTGTATAGCTAATGAGTTGCAGATTTCTTTCGGGTACTACACTTTTCCACGTTATAACTTTCAGATGAAAAATGTTAGTTGTACTTGACTGATACATGAGCCTCTTCACAGTTAAAGCTACTTTTTTTTGATTAACTGATATCTTCATTTCGAACATGTGAATGAcaatttaaagcagtttttaaaaagaacaaaaaaggtGACAGCAAGAAAAATAACAGTCATTTCCTTCTTCAAATACTTCAGCATCTCAGTTAACATAGGTGATAAGAGTAGGAAGATGTATACACTTGTTTAATCCTACCCCTTTAATTTCTACCTAATTTGATGAAACTTCCTTACTGAAATCAGAAGGTTATCTCAAATTTACTATCATTGTCCGGCTCAGtggcatctcttttgttctGGTAATATGCCCGGAGACCCCTGgcagtttttgggcccttgggacatccacagcattaCCAGACAACCCTACTACTCAGCTGGACGGTACCCTGCCCTATGCTTACTTGCAACacccaccccttactccaccctctAACAGACTAtttgcccctggtaatatgcaaggacatccagagcatgaccagggttgtgtcactCCTCCTTCCTGTCTGACTGTGCCCTCAGTCAGCTTACTCGCCAACTTCGTGCCTAaattcagcctcaatttttggccaaaacaagcccaaaagTTCTGCTCAGTACTGTACCTACTTTTAAACAGAATTATGTTAAACATATATTTCATGTCAACACTCAGTCTGTTCCTCAATTTAACTCCATAAATCGTCATTATAAAAACGAATCTGCAAAACATGTTCAACAATTCATTAAATAATGTGCATTATAACAGATCCAAGCAACATTAAACTGTTATAAATCTGGTTGTTTTGCatcaaaacagaacaaattATTGTATCTGCAATCTCACTAGGCATGGAAGACAGTTCTTTTTCTTAATCAGCTATGCCTTCACCAGATACAGCATCAAAAAAGCTTACTTTTTACACATCTATAATCATAGTTTTACACTTTTCTTGGAGTCATCATAATACATTGTTTTGGGTACTTGAAGTAAAACTGTTGCTTTTTGAGAGATTGTATTCTTTAAATTCTCCTTCCTTATTCAACACCTCATTTCTTCATACCGGTACTTTAGATATAAATCTTACAAAGAGGTTGTAatggttttcatttttgcaaTAACCAATgacattacaaaaaaacccacgttttgctttgattaaaaaaaacaaacccaaacGATCAgtatgtttaatgtttaaaggGACTGATGTAAAAGGAATATGCACAGCCTAAGTAAATCATTCGCCACTACTTAATCCTTACataaatatatgtaaataaCACATTTGTTAGCCATTGAAACTGCGTGGCTTGGGTCTTTATCCATTAAAACTCTCACCAACTGCCCAGACATTTCATGAGTGATTAAATGTAAAACTGCCCTCAGGGTATTCCCCACTCTGGCTATTTCAGTGCTGTCTAATAGGTCTGCGTCCATAAACCTAAATATGACTCGGACATTTACGTGATGACGTAGTACTGAGGCGTGCAACTCCAGGATCAACACAGACGCCGACCGACTCAGAAAAGGTCTATCAGCCGAGGAACCAGCCGGAGCCAGTTCATATCACTGGATGATTTAGACACGCTTTGTAATTGTCGGGTTCTTTAGTCGCTGCAGTTTTCCTGTTGGTGATTCCGTCGGAGCTGATAAAAGGAAACACATACTGAtaagaaaacagcagaagaacCCCGACACTCGGGTAAGCAATTTCTAGAAGCTACCAGCTAGCATGCTAACGGCGGCTAACGAAGtgtagctgctaatgctaactggCTGACCATGTTGTTGATGGGCTTTTGTGTGACTTAAAGTTTGTGACTTATAAATGGATCAGTCATGTTGCATAAATATCACAGAATTGTGGTGCTGTTGTTACTGTTACAGACTATGGCGTTGTTATTTGCGCCATGTCTATAAATATCTATAACAATCAGACTCGGGTGTAgctgtgttgtttgtgtttttagctgtttgCTAACCTGCCAGCTTTGCTTGCGTCACTTAGCTAGCTGTTGCTGGCCATGTCTGCAAAGACTTGAACAATGGGTCTCCTGTGCGGCTTTGCGGTGTGGGCTTGCAGCATTGTTGTAGGTCTTTAATTATTGTCTGTTGACGTTTTAGCAACCGCATATTATCCTTTAAATCCCTGCACAGAAGTAACATGCCAATTAAGATCGAGGCTAATAATTCACTTCAGAGGTAACAAATTCACCTCTTCTGCAAAGAGCTCTCAAAGGATGAAGCAATTCTTAAGTTCAACTTGTCAGCAAACGCCATAAGTGAAGAGCATTTCTAAGCCCTGAGGTGAGGGGTCAAGTGTGCCCTTAAGTTCTAAACGTCCTGGTGTCACTATGTAACCTTAGAGGGCTGTTGTGAAATGCCACCAAACAGCTCAAAGTTATAgtaaacatgcacacagaggGGACATGTGTCAGACTAAGTCACAGAATGGTTTTAAAGGTATGGGATCTCACGTGTGTAAGGGTTGCAAGGGATACTGTTACACCAGCATGTTCTGTTCCAGCTGACTGTTCCATGTGCTCACCTTAAAAACATTGTTGTTGCCACATGGCTTGtgaaataaatatgtttttgtttgtttttcagggttgcactcctccctccttctccaAGCCAGAATCTATTGTGAAAGGAACTTTACAAAAGAAAATGGAGAATCTGCACTCCCACTGCCTTAAATGCATCAACAGAAGATGCATGGTAAGAACGGAAGCAGGCGTTAGCTGTGACCTCATCGGCTGTCCTCTTGtctgtggggctgtttttcactCATGCAAACTAGAGGAACACCGTCTGCTGTGCCCATATGAGCGGCTGCCATGCCTCAACAGCGGCTTTGGCTGCCCATTCACTATCACAAGGATCAAGATGGCACAACATCTTGAGACATGCCCGGCGAGTATAGTATGTTGTACTATGGAGTGGAATCGCTGGCCTGTGAGCTACTCTGACCGCAAGTCCTATGAAAACTTAAGCAAAGACTTTGATGAGGTGGAGCAGCTAGACATGGCTTTGGCCCTGCAGGATCAGAGGATGTTATTAGAGTCACTGAAGGTTACAACCACTGTGTCAAAGAATGGAGAGAAAGAAGCAGATGAAAATGACAAGATGGCCACAGCGTCAAGTCTCCCAGAGGCTGCTTTAAGTAATGGAGCTGTGGAAATGGAAGAGGAGCCCTATAATGAGTTGTATAGAGCCTCAGTGGAGACAAGCAGAAGTTTAGCAGCGGCCTTGGACATCCTTACTAATTCCAAGGATATTGGTGCTTTAGTTGGAAATTTAAATGGGGAAAAGACTGATAGGAATGGAGCATTACataatggtgaaaatggtgaTAGTCATAATATTTATGTCGCAGAGGGTGGGAAGAATGTAGATATGCAGGAGAGCGACTCTGATTCAGAGTGTGAGCTGGGAGCAGTAGGTGGAGTGGACTGTGCTGTGGGGACTGATGGAGAAGAAGATGGAATTGGATGGGTAGAAGAAAATGATTTTGTGGAATTATTATTTGAAGAGAAGGAAGAAAGTACAGAGGAACCAATAAATGATTCCAACGTTGTCTGGCCAGAGATGCCTCAGGATTACATGCCTGTTATAGCACTGGAACCTCCTGTGCCTCAACAAGCACCACTTTCACCTCCAATGCCATTCCTGCTGTCTGATCATGTGAGAAACAACTTCTTACAACACTTACCTTCTGAACTCAGGTACAGGTGTTTGGAGCGAAAACTACAAAATGTAGAAGTGCTCAGAGGAATAAGTATGTTTACATTTAACGGACGCCGGGCCCTGCTGTCAGACCCTTACCTGTTCCGAGCAAAGATGGAGGACAAGGCTGTGGACACGTCTGACCTGGAAGTAGCGGATGACCCCATGGGCCTTCATGGCATTGACCTCATCACTGCAGCTTTGCTCTTTTGCCTTGGGGACTCTCCAGGAGGCAGAGGAATCTCAGACAGCAGGTTTGTCGACGGCTACCACATTGACTTTGGTACTCAGACATTCTCCTTCCCCTCAGCCATTCTTGCAACCAACACCATGGTGGGAGATATCGCCTCAGCCTCGGCCTGCGATCACGCCAGTCCACAGCTTTCAAACCCAAGCCCCTTCCACACACTCAGGCTGGACCTGGTGCTTGAATGTGTGGCACGATACCAAACCAAGCAGCGCTCCATGTTCACGTTTGTGTGCGGGCAGCTGTTCCGGCGTGACGAGTTCTcgtctcattttaaaaatgttcacgGGGATATTCACGCTGGACTCAATGGCTGGATGGAGCAACGCTGCCCCTTGGCCTACTACGGCTGCACCTACTCCCAAAGACGATTCTGCCCGTCTGTGCAAGGCTTCAGAATCATCCATGACAGGCACCTTGGCTCCTTTGGCGTTCAGCCTGgtttgcctttaaaaactgGGGACAGCCTTCATAGAAACACCTACAAGTTCAAGTCTCAGAGCGACCAATTCAGCGGTCTTCCATTTGAGGTGTTGCAACATGTAGCAAGCTTCTTGGACAGCTTTAGCTTGTGCCAATTATCTAGGGTGTCCCGCACCATGAGGGATGTGTGTGCTAGTCTGCTCCAGATGCGTGGCATGGTTGTGCTGCTGTGGGACAAGAAAAGACGAGCTGATGGGTCTACATCATGGCAGATCACAGACAAGGTTagtcatttttggttatttttaacAACTGCTTAATTCATAGCATAACTTGTGAATTCCATGCAATCATGATACATCTGTTGTCTCACAAAATAAGCACTTAtacattgaattttttaaatttttggttCAGGTTTGGCGATTCAGCACAGCGTTTGGTACAGTCAACGAGTGGAAGTTTGCCAACATCGCCAGTATGGCCGACCACCTCAAGAAGTGCAAGTTCAACACAATCGCTCGTCGGGAGGAGGCGATCCCCCTGCCGTGCATGTGCTTCACTAGAGAGCTCACAAAGGAAGGGAGGTGTTTACGCTCCGTCCTCAAACCAGTAGCATAAGTGACATTTACATTGAAGTCATCCTGTGGACAGCTTTGAGACCACTAGAACTCAAAAAAGTGTAATTTCCTTTCCAGTGTTTACATCTTTACCATCTTCCATCCTTATCAACAGAGAGAACTCCTGATTAAACAGGTCAAACTGTTGCTTGTTCATTGCCTCactttaaaatagtctgcactCCTATAAAAAAAACTGCCAGTAGTTGGATGATTTGTTctccagtggaggtggatgtgCTGCGATCACACATTGGGATGGAAAACAAGCAGATGAAATCAGTAGCCTTGTATCTTCCACTCTGATGGACTTAATACCAGTGTACTGAAGTTGTACCCTTCTACTCTCACTTTATGTAAATAATCAGATgtagaatttttttatttttgtattaaaaggACAGTACTGTGCTATGATGGAGGTGAGAGTAGAGCCTTAACTTATGAAACACTTGATGTTCTTGACACGAGGTTGTCTGGAAGATCTCAGTGAGATTTCCCTGCTGCTTCTTGCTGGATCAGTTTACTGGTATCTTGTTTTATATCTAATCCTGATACCAAGAGTGACCGTGCGTGCTCTGCTTAGAGCTCATAGACTTTACAGCTTTGATGCTACACTTTTAAGACTGACCAAACATCTGTGGTAGCTGTGCACAATGAAGGCCATCTATCAGAATGGTCATACTGTATTCACTGTGGGTGTTGATTTGTGTTCACCAGCATCAGCATGTCACCACCATCATGTTTGGTGTTCTTTTGTAGTGAGATTTGTGGTTTTGTGGCAGAATCACAGCAGCTTCATAGGGGGTCCATATTCATGACTAATGGGCAGGCATGTTAGTCAGatgaaagaacaaaaacactaCTCACCAGCCAAAAGGCAAAACATTTTCAGCTGTGGTTTGTCTGATTTACCAGCTATTGTTACAAGTAACCAGCAGTTTGTAGGCTATTTTATACTGAAATGTAGCAAGTTAAAAGATGAATGTACTCGATAAATAAGAATCCATCAGTGATTGTGGTTAGCGTGTGAGCTTTTTTCCAGTACTTGTATTGGAAATGCCTCTGATCCTGCCTAAGATTCTGTACCAGGTATCGTCAGATACCAGTCAGTGAACAGCTCTAATACAGGGATGTATTAGTCACAAAAGAGGCATGCTTCAAGTTCTCTTAAAATAGTAGCAAGCACAGCAATAATACAGTGAATGCTGGTAGGAGCTACAGTTGCAGCAAAGTGGAACTGGTATCATTTTAAAGATTGTGTGAAGAACAGGAGTGTAGCAGAAGCTGAGAGAAAAATATCAGGATTCAGTGTTCTCAAAACATGTTTATGACtccttttttaaactaaagGTAGGATATTTGGAAATGGTTATATGTTAAAAGTAAGGGTTGGGCTAACACCAGAGCAGCTGCTAAAGTGGGCTAAGGATGTTTAAAGGTTATGGTTTTTTTAATGTACTCGGCCAGAAGATCCGACAACAAAACAATCACATCTCCTTAACcggtttaaagcagtggttctcgaCTGGTCTGGCATCAGGATCCAACACCACTTCCTTATGAGAAATCGTGACCAAAAGTTTTGAAAACGTTCCATAACtcaaatttatttaacaaaagaCTGGACcctaaatgaaaacaaaaacatattgagcaaagagacaagacaaaacacGTGTTTAAAGCTCATTATTACAGAagaacacacatgcatacatcttGTTTTACTCTATTTTCCCCACACAGCATGGATATTTGGTATTTCTTTGAGGAATTTCCTTGCTATGTTGGGAAAACCAAAGAAAAGgatccaaagaaaaggagatgaatAAGTAGAAACCATGAAACAAATTTTGAAATGTACTTTTCATCATAGGATACCCTTAAAGAAGTGCATGTATGAATTTACTCTATGTCCACTTAAAGCTTCTGAATATAGAATTTTATGCTATGCGTCTTTTTTTCCATATACATATTCGCTGCCCACTGGAAAGagctctgcgacccacttttgggtcctgacccaccagttgagaaccactggtttaaagaatagaacttttaaaagtttcaaCTGATATGTATATGATATGCATCTTCGTATTGGAATCACAGAGGAGAGAATAACAGTATCCAGACCTTTCCTCTCTAAGTGTCTGTTTCATAAAAACCTGCAGGCCAGGTGTGAATAAAAAGAACAGGCATACACTTCCcttcaaaaatgaacagaactGAATATGTTCATTATTTATCAGCATCGTGTGCCTTAGGCACTACACGCTCCGTGCATTGGGATGTTGGCGTCTCAGGGTTGTTGCAGGAACTTGGTCTCAGAGTAGATTCTGAGTAGCTGACTAGTGTTAAACTACACAACAGCTTGTCAGCTTCTTGATAATTGTGGGGTCTTAGAACTGACCATTGAACCACTCAGTATTACAATGATGTAACGGTGTGTGTTGCAGTGCAGGACTTACAAATaacatgtttcatgtttgttaTTCATCAGCAGCAAGGCAGTCAGGAGGCGAGCTGTTGGATTATTGTTCTCGGGGGTGATCAGATTTGTTAAAATGACCGTTTGGGTATAGGTTAATGTCTAATAACACATAATTTGATCCCTTGTGTGTGAAGGTgggtttaaatattttaatgtagaaatgaaatgttgcagatggagaaaaaaaggatgtcCCTTGagaaagttgtgtttttgttttgtatttctgAAGTTTGATGTAAGAGTCTAAACAATGTCGGAACTAAGATGTCTTTTTACTCTTTAATAAGTCCCTGATCCATGTTTggtttatttcttattttgtttttgtactggtacttctgaaaagaaaaagaatcgGCCTCTGTGATGTTCAGATTTGTGTTTGAATTATTGATTTGCACATGAAGGcatgtactgtaaaatttaaatcataatGCTGAGGGTGGTTTTCTTTGCTCAAGTAGCATGAATTTCCCTCCCTCGTGTTTTGCATGTGAGTTTGATGTCTTTGAAAAAGAATATTGTTTGGTCCTGTTGCAGGTTCATACAGTTAATTCTCAGGCACATTGCATCTTCATATTTACtgttatgtttaaaaaagtgttgaaattcAGCCAGATCTGAGCACATGCCCTCATTGTTTTGGTTTAATGGAAGCTTTGTAAAGAGACAAATTCAGTCAACCAATACACCTCTCCTTGTTTTATAATAATACTGTCTTTACAGGCACTTGGACTGAACCAACACTGTCATCAACACTTCAAGTTTTGTTTTCACGCCTGCTAAAGTGTATTTCACCACTGTATGCCGGCTTCATGTGTTTGACTTTTGAAGCCTTTTAATAAAGAGGCTCTGTTTGTACgtgttgtttaattttgttattttgcagccTTACCAAAAGCACCATGTTCCTGAAAGAACCACAGGATTCAGAATTGGAGGACAAAATTCAATGAAGGAAGTCAGAACTGAATTCAAATGCACTAGACAACAGTTCAACTCTCCTGACAGACGAAGTTCCTGATCTAGTAGTCAAAGGAAATGATTTAGTTGCTGAGACAAAAGGGTTAATACATTGCCTGGTCTCAGGGGACCTAAGTTTGGATAACTTGAATACAACTTTTatgataaaaacatttagatCTTTTTTGATTTCCTTGGATTTCTGGGGAAAGAAGAAGTGGACAGTGAGAGAGGGGCAATCTGGAATTTGGAAAAATGCCAGATGGTCACCAAACTGGTCCTGTGACATTTGAAATGACCTATTCCACTGACCTCAAAAGtcttcacccccttggatgttttacccttttattgatattataatCCAATCactgtcaatataatttggctctATTAACAAAAAATTATAGAAAAACacctttgatgtcaaagtgaaaacagatttttacaaagtaatgccaattaaataaaatatattcatccccttcaagtcagtatttagtagattcacctttggttgcaatcacagcactgagtctgtgtagatagATCTAAATCAGGCTTGCATATCTAAGCACTgcaatttttctccattctttgcaaaattgctcaAGCACTGTAAGGTTGCACGGGGGATgagcgtgaacagcccttttcaagttcagtcacaaattctcttcgattgaggtctgggttttgactcggccactcctgaacattcaccttgttgtctttaaaccatttctgtgcagctctcATTGCATGCTTTGGGTCGTCTTGCATGAAAatcaagccgtagttctcttgcagactgaacaagattgtcctgcattttcctatattttgcattttcctattttgccaaattcattttaccctATTCCTTGACAATTCTTCCAATTTCTCTGCGGAGAAACATGCctacggcatgatgctgccaccaccgtgcttcacagtgggtatggtgtgtttgtggtgatgtgcagtgttttgtgtcttgtctgatgaccaaaaagctccattttagtctcgtcagaccaaagaactttcttccacatgaCTATGGAGTGTCTTACATACCTTTTGGTGACCTCTGGTGGAGATTGAATTGAATAGTGACTTTGTCTTTGCCaccctcccataaagctttgactggtgaacaATAGTggctgtatgcagagtctcccatctcagttgctgaggcttataactccttcagagcagtcatagcTGTcctggtggactctctcacttaTCTCCtcacacagtcactcagtttgtgaggacggcctgatctaggcagatttacacgtacCATATTTATGATGATGGATTTCACTGAACtcctggggatgttcagagccttggatttttttttttttcgtatccatcccctgacttatacttgtcaataaacttttctctgtgttgcttggtgtgttcttttgtcttcatgctgtgatggtagccagggatagtGAAAAACTAGTGacaggaccttccagacacaggtgtctttatactacaatcacttgagacatattcACCACATTCAGCTGATCCCTGtttcactaaatgtgagactagtagcaccaattggctggacctctgctgaatcaggtcagtcactttaaaggaagTGAATATTCATGGAGTCACTTATTTAAcgttacatattttttattgacatcactttgtagaaatctgttttcactggcTATCAGCAAGGATGAGAAAGTTATGGTGGTGATGTGCTTTATCACCAAAGTTGGGA
This genomic window from Cheilinus undulatus linkage group 18, ASM1832078v1, whole genome shotgun sequence contains:
- the fbxo30a gene encoding F-box only protein 30a, with amino-acid sequence MENLHSHCLKCINRRCMVRTEAGVSCDLIGCPLVCGAVFHSCKLEEHRLLCPYERLPCLNSGFGCPFTITRIKMAQHLETCPASIVCCTMEWNRWPVSYSDRKSYENLSKDFDEVEQLDMALALQDQRMLLESLKVTTTVSKNGEKEADENDKMATASSLPEAALSNGAVEMEEEPYNELYRASVETSRSLAAALDILTNSKDIGALVGNLNGEKTDRNGALHNGENGDSHNIYVAEGGKNVDMQESDSDSECELGAVGGVDCAVGTDGEEDGIGWVEENDFVELLFEEKEESTEEPINDSNVVWPEMPQDYMPVIALEPPVPQQAPLSPPMPFLLSDHVRNNFLQHLPSELRYRCLERKLQNVEVLRGISMFTFNGRRALLSDPYLFRAKMEDKAVDTSDLEVADDPMGLHGIDLITAALLFCLGDSPGGRGISDSRFVDGYHIDFGTQTFSFPSAILATNTMVGDIASASACDHASPQLSNPSPFHTLRLDLVLECVARYQTKQRSMFTFVCGQLFRRDEFSSHFKNVHGDIHAGLNGWMEQRCPLAYYGCTYSQRRFCPSVQGFRIIHDRHLGSFGVQPGLPLKTGDSLHRNTYKFKSQSDQFSGLPFEVLQHVASFLDSFSLCQLSRVSRTMRDVCASLLQMRGMVVLLWDKKRRADGSTSWQITDKVWRFSTAFGTVNEWKFANIASMADHLKKCKFNTIARREEAIPLPCMCFTRELTKEGRCLRSVLKPVA